From a region of the Helianthus annuus cultivar XRQ/B chromosome 5, HanXRQr2.0-SUNRISE, whole genome shotgun sequence genome:
- the LOC110940684 gene encoding thymidylate kinase-like has translation MFVCFNLLLLNDNCIYRNFGALAAQRSSNLRFSYKSASRRVRMENNHHSDARGALIVLEGLDRSGKTSQSGRLVAYLNGLGHPVESESWRFPDRDTAVGKMISAYLSNESQLDDHIIHLLFSANRWEKRSLMEAKLH, from the exons ATGTTCGTCTGCTTCAATCTG CTTTTGCTAAATGACAACTGTATATACAGAAATTTTGGAGCTTTAGCTGCACAAAGATCATCAAATCTCCGGTTTTCATACAAGTCTGCATCCAGAAGAGTTCGCATGGAAAACAATCACCACAGCGATGCAAGAGGTGCTCTTATCGTTCTAGAAGGTTTGGATCGAAGTGGGAAGACCTCACAGTCTGGTAGGCTTGTCGCATACTTAAATGGTCTTGGGCATCCAGTAGAATCAGAATCATGGCGGTTTCCAGATAGAGATACTGCTGTCGGGAAAATGATTTCAGCGTATCTTTCCAATGAATCTCAGCTCGATGATCACATAATTCATCTTCTTTTTAGTGCAAATCGTTGGGAGAAAAG ATCATTGATGGAGGCTAAGCTACATTGA